CTGCTTGCTCCTCATCGCCCAAAAGTTCATTCGCATCACAGGCCACCTGACCGATGACATCATGGGCGCTCCACTTGCTGTGAGTCAAAAACTGCTGAAGATTGCGCGACTTGGAATCCGGAACGACTTCGGCCATCCGGTCCATGTTTTTGCGCGAACCCGCCTGCATCAGGCCGCTGGCATACTGCCGGGCTTTATCAGTCACATTGTGACGGTAGGATTGAAAATGATGACGGTAGCTTTTCACGAAGGACACAAAACGCCCCCCGATACGGGCGAGAACCCTCTGCGGGGTGGCATAAGATTTCCTCCTGGGTTTACGGTTCTTTCTCCGGGGTTGATTTCATGAATACATCCATAGTAAATAACTGAAGTAATTGCAAGAATAATCTTTACAATGTCAAATTAAAGATGTCAAATAAAAACATTATACTATAAAATAGAAATCATACTTAGCAAGGAGATCTCAAATGGCACGACTTGAACATATGCCCGAAGACGAGAGGAAGCATTTACTCTCTATTCCCTGTCCTAAATTTACACAAACTCCCTTTGTAAAAGGATCATTATTATCCCAACGACGGGTGGCCCTTATCTCAACTGCCGGAATTCACCGGCGTGGGGATCAGCCTTTTGAAATGGGGACATCCAACTATCGGATCATTCCGGCTGATGTGACGGCCAATGATCTGGTGATGAGCCATATTTCAACCAATTTTGACCGCACCGGCTTTCAGCAAGACATGAACGTCATTTTCCCCTTGGATCGCCTGCGGGAATTGGTAAAAGAAAGATTAATCGGTTCACTGGCCGATTTCCACTATTCCTTTATGGGTGCAACCGATCCTGCACAGATGGAAGGGACTGCCCGCGCCCTTGCGGGGATCATGAAACACGACTCGGTAAACTCAGTACTGCTAGTGCCGGTCTGACCGCTTTGCACGCGCGCCGTGGGCGGGCTGTCGCATTACATTGAGGACGAAGGCATTGCCACCACACATATCAGCCTTATTCGGGAGCATACCGAAGTGATAAAGCCCCCGCGAACCCTTTGGGTACCGTTCGAATTGGGGCGACCTTTGGGAGCGCCCAACGATGCCGACTTCCAAAAGCGGGTTCTTAGAAATACGCTTAAACTCCTGGAGGCCGACGCCGGGCCTATATTAGTAGACTATACCGAAGAAGCGCCGGTGGCCGAAACAGACCAGAAACCCGTGGCTTGCCCGGTAAATTTTGCTTTGCCGCCGAACCCGGACACGCCGGTGGAAAACCTGATCTCCAATTTCAAGCAGGAAGTCGATCAAATGCGGGCATGGTATGATACGGCGATAGAAAAGCACGGTCGGACCACCAGCGGAGCGACAGGGCTCTCGGCCGAAGAGACAGCCGCCTTTATAATTGCCTTCGTTCAGGGCGAGCGTCAGAATAAACGGATGCCGGACCTTGTTCTATCTACCGCCCTGAGGATGGCGGCTCAAGATTTGAAGGCCTACTACCTGGAGGCGGTTGCGGCTCAGCCCGGACAGCCGACGGACAGTACCAGTCTATCCGATTGGTTCTGGGGTCAAACCGCAGCTGCCAGAATGATCAATGAGGTGCGGAAAATATGTCTTGAAAGCGGCGATAAAGATCTCAACCTTCTGGGCAAGCTTTTGTTGGTTCCAAGGAGTCAACTTCATCGTTTTAAAGCTTCATAACGGCCGATGGCGCATTTTTTCGGCATCGCCGTTCGGCAGAGGGGCGTTAAAATAGAATCAGCTAACGGGTTATTGTGATGGGTATTTACAGTTTACTGCTTTTATTCCTGGGAATTCTCATTATCGGTTTGGTGTATGCCAAAACCCGTAGGAACCGGATTTCGCACCACGTTTTATTTGCTATTATTCTTTTATTATTTCTAATCGCTTTTTTTTCTATCCATCACCATTTTCAAAAGACCTGCGCTATTTTGTTTGCCGGAAATCTTGATCAAACCATCAGGCTGATTAAGTCATGGGGGGCTGCCGCCCCCTTAATGAGCCTGCTCTTGATGATCCTTCAAGCGATAATCGCACCCCTGCCCGCTTTTATAGTTACTGCAGCCAATGGTATGGTGTTTGGAGGTTTCTGGGGGGCAGCTTTATCCTGGTCCGGCGCCCTTATGGGGGCTTTAACATCGTTTTATATCGCACGTCTTTTCGGAAACGTGGCCGCAGAAAAAATCATCGGAAACCATAAAGCTGTCGAATTTATAAGGCGTGCCGGTGAAAAAAACGGTTTTTATGTGATTCTTTTGGCCAGGCTGTTGCCATTTATTTCCTTTGATTTCATAAGCTACATGGCAGGATTAAGCGGCATCCGCACGTGGGCTTTTATTTCCGGCACGGCTCTTGGCATGCTTCCCGCAACGATTGTCTATACAGTATTCGGCCATAAAATTTCGGTCATGGAGGAACGTTCTCCAATTATTTTAACAATAACGGTCGTTTTTATCTTTATTCTGGTTGTTTACTCCCTTGTTAAGGGTGTAAAACCTGATTCGATAAAGGAGAAAACGAGATCAGGCCCTGATTGAGAAAAGCAATATAGGATTCAGTAGATGACACACAAGGTCTGATCTCTTTTTTCATAGACCTCTAAAATTCGGCCGATAAAGCGCCCACCATGTTTTTCATGTCTTTGGGGTCCCCTGTCGGATGGAGCACGACCATAATCATGGCCCATTTACCCAAAGGCGATTCGTTAAGCGGGGCCGAATAATGTCCATTGCCCCATCGATCGGTTTTAAACATGTAAGGGGCCGTGCCGGCTCCTGTTTCATGTTTGTTGGGTTTCATGTTAACAAACCAGGTGGTATAAACGGAATCGGGTTTAAGCCCTCTGGCTTGAACATTTATATGCTCATTGTCAATAAAAGCGGTACCGCTTGCATCCGGGTGCGATTTGGTCGGACCAAGATTAATGATGCCGCTGCCGCTTGCCGCAAAACCGGACGTGCTGAAAATTATTGCGGTCAAGACGATTGCCAATACTTTCATGTTGCGAGTGATTTTTTTCATTTCAGTCTCCTTGTTTAAAATACATGATGTTAAAAAGAATTTAAATCTAAATACATATGCGATCCTGATGTCTTTGCTTTATGGGAGATTTATTTTGCCCATTTGCCTATTTGTCGAGTTTATGCTTGAATCCTTACAGTGTAAAAAGTCTATGATGAAACCAAACGTTAAAGGAGGAAGCCATGAAATTGCAGGATAAGCTGGACGGAATCAAAAGAGATTTTGAGAAAAAAGCGCCCAAGGAGGCTTTAAAAATCATGCACCGCGCTGTGGATGATCTGACAAATTCCGGAATTCTGGACCGGACCGTAAAAGTTGGAGATAAGGCGCCGGAATTCATCTTGAGAAACACAAAGGGACAGGAAGTGGCCTTAAACCAGCTTCTGTCGAAAGGACCGATCGTGCTGGGCTTTTACAGGGGTCGATGGTGACCTTACTGCAATTTAGAGCTGGAGGCTCTATCAGAAACGGTCCCGGAAATAGAAGCACTGGGCGCCTCGCTGGTCCTTATCTCTCCCCAATTAGAGGAGCACAATCGCGCCGTTGCCGAGGACAAAGGACTGGATGTGGAAATCCTCAGCGATCCGGGAAATAAGGTGGCAGAACGCTACGGCATCAAGTATACGCTTCCAGATGATCTTAAGAAATTGTATCAGCAGTTCAAGATTCATCTTAACGAATACAATGGGGATGATTCCTGGACGCTTCCCATGCCGACCCGGCTCATCATCGATCAGGCCGGCATCATCCAGTATGCAGAAATAAGTCCGGACTATACCGTAAGACCGGATCCTGGGGAAACCATAGCGGCATTAAAAGAAATTATTTGAAGGGAAATCCCCCTGACTGTTGGATCAACTTGGCAACGAGACCCGTCCAGCCGGTCTGATGACTGGCCCCCAGGCCCGCGCCGTTGTCGCCGTGAAAGTATTCGTTAAAAAGGACCAGGTTTTTCCAGTGGGGGTCATTCTGAAAAATGCGCTGCCCGCCGAATATCGGCCGTTCACCATTGCCATTGCGCAAAAACAGTTTCATTAATCTGCGGGACAGTTCGGTGGCCACCTCACCAAGCGTCATCATGTTTCCGGAACCGGTGGGACATTCCACCTTCAACGAATCACCATAGTAATGATTGAATTTTTGCAGGGATTCGATCAACAGATAATTAATTGGAAACCAGATCGGCCCTCTCCAGTTGGAGTTTCCGCCGAACAACCCGCTTTCGGATTCCGCCGGTTGGTAGCTGATGGTATGCGCCTGGCCGTCCACATAAAACGAATAGGGATGGTCCTTATGGCATCTGGAAACAGACCGGATACCGAACTCTGAAAGAAATTCGCTTTCATCCAGCATGGATCGCAGCACCTTAATCAGGCGGTCGCGGTTGACAATTGACAGCAGCCGGCGCGAATTTTCACCCGGCGATTTCACACAGGCGACATTGCCGCTGTCGCGCAGATAAACCCGATTTTCGAAGAACCAGTTCAGGCGTCGCTTGAAAATGGGCAGGCTTTCTACGAGATCATCCTCCAGGGTCTCGACGGCGAGCAGCGGCATTAATCCCACGAGAGAGTGGACTTTAAGTGGAATGATTCTGCCGTCCGGTAAATGCAGGGCGTCGTAAAAAAAACCGTCTTCCTCATTCCAAAGGCTCAGACCGCCACGGTAATCGGCAGTCATGGCCCGGGCGATCCGCAGAAAATGTTCAAAAAATTTACTGGCGCTGTCCTGATATACCGGGTTTTTTGCGGCCAGCTCCAAAGCGATCTTGAGCATGATCAGACAGTAAAATGCCATCCAGGCCGTCCCGTCGGATTGATCGATGTGGCCGCCGGTAGGCAGCGACGCACTGCGGTCGAATACACTGATGTTGTCCAACCCGAGAAAACCGCCCTGAAAGACGTTGCGTCCGCCTTCATCCTTTTTATTTACCCACCAGGTAAAGTTCAGCAACAGCTTGTGAAAGATGCTTTCCAGAAAAGCTCGATCGGCCTTGCCCCGCTGCTTGGCGTCGATTTTATAGACTCGCCAGGCCGCCCAGGCGTGCACCGGCGGGTTGACATCGCCGAATTGCCACTCATAGGCCGGCAGCTGCCCGTTGGGATGCATGTACCATTCGCGAGCCATCAGCTCCAGCTGTCGTTTTGCAAAGTCTGCCTCAACCAGGGCAAGCGGAATGCAGTGGAACGCCAGATCCCAGGCCGCATACCAGGGATATTCCCATTTGTCGGGCATAGAGATGATATCGAAGTTGCTTAGATGCTCCCACTCATGGTTGCGCCCGTCACGGCGGGCCTCCGAAACGGGAGGCATGGCCGGGTCGCCTTCTAACCATTGCTCGATATTGTAATAGAAAAACTGTTTCGTCCAGAGCATGCCGGATAAGGCCTGACGTTGCACACGATTTTCATCGGTGCTCAGGTTGGGATTTTGTATCGCTGCGTAAAATTCGTCAGCCTCTGCCTGACGTTTTTCAAAAATCTCATCAAAACCCATGAAAGCCAATGGGAGCGTCCGGCTTGAAAGGCGCAACCGCAAAACCCGGGATTCGCCTTGTGCAATCACACCGCTGTAAAGGGCTACGACCTTTGTGCCTTCCCCGGCCGGGTTGATCGCTTCTTTTTCTCTGTTGACCAGGTATCGGTGAAACGCATCTTTGACATAAAAACCGCCTTTGGGTGAGTTGGAAAAACGGGCTGCATTGGTTTCGTTTTCAGTGAAAAGCAATTCCGCTGCTTTTTCAGCATACAGATAATAGGTGCCGGCTGCCGGGTGATTAGCTTCCACCGCGGCGATTCCCGCTTTAGCTTTAATCTGTCTGAGCTGAGGTTTTCCCTGCATATCCCCCATAGGGCCTTTTTCATACCCCCAGCTCCAGGTATTGCGGAACCAGAGCGTGGGCAGCACATGACATTCGGCGGCCTCGGGTCCTCGGTTTGCCGTCGTGATCCTGATCAGAATATCATCCGGGTCGGCCTTGGCATACTCGACAAAGACATCAAAGTATCGGTTTTGCTCAAATATACCGGTATCGATTAATTCATATTCAAAGTCCAAATGATCGCGCCGCACATTTTCTGCCAAAAGTTCACTGTAGGGAAACTCCGCCTGGGGATATTTGTAGAGCATTTTCATATAGCTGTGCGTCGGTGTACTATCTAAATAGAAATAATATTCCTTGACATCTTCACCGTGATTGCCCTCGGAACCATTCAGCCCGAACATGCGTTCCTTTAGGATCGGGTCCCTGCCGTTCCAAAGGGCCAGTGCAAAACATAGATACTGAAAACGATCTGATATACCGGCAATGCCGTCTTCACCCCAGCGATAGGCCTTGCTGCGCGCATGATCATGGGGGAAAAATCCCAGGCGCTGCCGTCGGCACTGTAATCTTCCCGCACCGTTCCCCAGGAACGCTCACTGAGATAGGGGCCCCATTTTTTCCAGTTTAAACCGTGATTCCGGTATGATAAAATTCGATGATGTTCAGCCGTCCATTTTGTCATACTGACCCCCAGTCAAATATATTTCACTACTGTATTTGGTTGTTTTTTCTCCGGCAATTTGCTAAAACTGTCGAACAAATCCAATATTATAATTAAATTAGAAATATACAAGTGGGTTTTTTAGGCGCAACTTTCCCTAATTATCATATCAGAATCATGTGCTGTAAATGACAAAAGAAATTTCAGCCGCAAGCCCCGACCATGACCCCGAAACCTGGCTGGATCAATATGGAGACTACTTGTACCGGTTTGCCCTTGCCCGCAGCAAGGATCAGGCTGTAGCTGAGGATCTGGTGCAGGAAACTTTCCTGGCTGCCCTGCGTGGTTATAAAAACTTCAAAGGTGATTCCGCTATAAAGACCTGGCTTACGGCCATTCTCAAGCATAAGATAGTGGATCATCTCAGAAAAAAGAACCGCGAGAGAGCGGTGGATGATGTTGATAGGGTGTCGGAAACAGTTGACGGATTTTATCATAACAATGGCAGGTGGAAAGTCCGGCCGGAAAAATGGGATCAAAACCCTTCCGGGATATACGAACAGCATGAATTTCTGGATACACTCTATAAATGCCTTTCGGAACTTCCTGCTCGAATCTCCAGAGCGTTCATGCTTAGAGAAATAGAAGGCCTCAATACCGAGGAAATTTGTAAAGATTTACAGGTTTCTGCGACTAATAGTTGGGCAATGCTTTACAGGGCAAGAACGTACCTGAGACGCTGCCTTGAAATATTTTGGTTTAACAAGGATAAGGATAAAAGCATATGATGTCTCACTGGATGTTTAATTGTAAAGAAGTATCCCGCCGGGTTTCCGAATCAATGGACCGCAGGATCCCTCTTTATCAACGCCTGCTGATCCGGATGCATCTCTTGATGTGCAGGCACTGTGCCCGATTCAGGCGGCAGCTTATGTTCATAAGAGAACTTTGTCGCAGCCGAAAACTGAATGAAGACCTGCCGGATAAACCCGCCTATATGCCCCCGGATGCCCGCGAACGAATCAAGCAGGCACTAAAAGATGCCGCAGGTCGTATGACCTTATCCTGTAAAGGATCCAGCAAGGCTATCCGTTTCTAAACTTTGTACGGAGACATATCGGTATGATTCGGTTCAAGGACGTCATCCGGTTCTCGCATATATTTTTCCGGCGGGTAAAAAG
The window above is part of the Desulfobacterales bacterium genome. Proteins encoded here:
- a CDS encoding transposase; amino-acid sequence: MSFVKSYRHHFQSYRHNVTDKARQYASGLMQAGSRKNMDRMAEVVPDSKSRNLQQFLTHSKWSAHDVIGQVACDANELLGDEEQA
- a CDS encoding glycine/sarcosine/betaine reductase selenoprotein B family protein, yielding MARLEHMPEDERKHLLSIPCPKFTQTPFVKGSLLSQRRVALISTAGIHRRGDQPFEMGTSNYRIIPADVTANDLVMSHISTNFDRTGFQQDMNVIFPLDRLRELVKERLIGSLADFHYSFMGATDPAQMEGTARALAGIMKHDSVNSVLLVPV
- a CDS encoding TVP38/TMEM64 family protein; this encodes MGIYSLLLLFLGILIIGLVYAKTRRNRISHHVLFAIILLLFLIAFFSIHHHFQKTCAILFAGNLDQTIRLIKSWGAAAPLMSLLLMILQAIIAPLPAFIVTAANGMVFGGFWGAALSWSGALMGALTSFYIARLFGNVAAEKIIGNHKAVEFIRRAGEKNGFYVILLARLLPFISFDFISYMAGLSGIRTWAFISGTALGMLPATIVYTVFGHKISVMEERSPIILTITVVFIFILVVYSLVKGVKPDSIKEKTRSGPD
- a CDS encoding peroxiredoxin-like family protein; translation: MHRAVDDLTNSGILDRTVKVGDKAPEFILRNTKGQEVALNQLLSKGPIVLGFYRGRWUPYCNLELEALSETVPEIEALGASLVLISPQLEEHNRAVAEDKGLDVEILSDPGNKVAERYGIKYTLPDDLKKLYQQFKIHLNEYNGDDSWTLPMPTRLIIDQAGIIQYAEISPDYTVRPDPGETIAALKEII
- a CDS encoding sigma-70 family RNA polymerase sigma factor, which encodes MTKEISAASPDHDPETWLDQYGDYLYRFALARSKDQAVAEDLVQETFLAALRGYKNFKGDSAIKTWLTAILKHKIVDHLRKKNRERAVDDVDRVSETVDGFYHNNGRWKVRPEKWDQNPSGIYEQHEFLDTLYKCLSELPARISRAFMLREIEGLNTEEICKDLQVSATNSWAMLYRARTYLRRCLEIFWFNKDKDKSI